Proteins encoded within one genomic window of Cucumis sativus cultivar 9930 chromosome 3, Cucumber_9930_V3, whole genome shotgun sequence:
- the LOC101220970 gene encoding uncharacterized protein LOC101220970 isoform X2, with the protein MASCPKETSCNLKDLLHEENLHLTTEEGEQGQLPILIMSMKESRQQKRPGIVFLHSTNKCKEWLRPLLEAYASRGYVAIAIDSRYHGERAKTKTTYRDALISAWKKGDTMPFIFDTVWDLIKLADYLTRREDIDPCRIGITGESLGGMHAWFAAAADTRYSVVVPIIGVQSFGWAVDNDKWQARVESIKPVFEEARIELGMNEINKEVVKKVWNRIAPGLDSQFDSIYSVPAIAPRPLLLLNGADDPRCPVAGLDAPVSRIQTAYQKFGCPENFKFITQTGIGHEMTTEMVKEASDWFDKFLCESIKE; encoded by the exons ATGGCTTCTTGTCCAAAGGAAACTTCTTGCAATTTGAAGGACTTGCTTCACGAGGAAAATCTTCATCTTACTACGGAG GAAGGAGAGCAAGGGCAGTTGCCCATATTGATCATGAGCATGAAGGAGAGCAGACAGCAAAAAAGACCGGGAATTGTTTTTCTGCACAGTACAAACAAGTGCAAAGAGTGGTTGAGACCATTGCTCGAG gCTTATGCATCGAGGGGATATGTAGCTATTGCCATTGATTCTCGTTACCATGGTGAAAGGGCCAAGACCAAAACCACATACCGTGAT GCTCTTATTTCTGCATGGAAAAAAGGTGATACCATGCCATTCATATTTGACACG GTTTGGGACTTGATAAAGTTGGCAGATTATCTGACAAGGAGGGAAGACATTGATCCATGTAGAATAGGAATTACTGGTGAATCACTTGGAG GAATGCATGCATGGtttgctgctgctgctgaCACTCGCTATTCTGTGGTTGTCCCCATAATCGGCGTGCAG TCTTTTGGATGGGCTGTAGATAATGATAAGTGGCAGGCACGAGTTGAGAGTATAAAGCCTGTTTTTGAGG AAGCACGAATTGAATTAGGCATGAATGAGATCAACAAAGAAGTGGTGAAGAAG GTCTGGAATAGGATTGCTCCTGGATTGGATTCCCAATTTGACTCGATATATTCAGTTCCAGCTATTGCACCACGTCCTTTGTTGTTATTAAATG GTGCAGACGATCCTCGATGTCCAGTTGCCGGTTTGGATGCTCCGGTGTCAAGAATCCAGACAGCTTATCAAAAGTTTGGTTGTCCAGAAAATTTCAAG TTCATCACACAAACTGGGATTGGTCACGAAATGACAACAGAGATGGTAAAAGAAGCAAGTGATTGGTTTGACAAGTTCTTATGCGAGAGTATAAAAGAGTAA
- the LOC101220970 gene encoding uncharacterized protein LOC101220970 isoform X1: MAILISHVLLLPNSLACLSHAPTSFPWNRQSFCAFKSLYRVAARGRYPKEVNQMEEAIVDADKFRVEFLRVLRSRRSGEVPLNVKHTEPVLNPLIQEANPPTFSKVMASCPKETSCNLKDLLHEENLHLTTEEGEQGQLPILIMSMKESRQQKRPGIVFLHSTNKCKEWLRPLLEAYASRGYVAIAIDSRYHGERAKTKTTYRDALISAWKKGDTMPFIFDTVWDLIKLADYLTRREDIDPCRIGITGESLGGMHAWFAAAADTRYSVVVPIIGVQSFGWAVDNDKWQARVESIKPVFEEARIELGMNEINKEVVKKVWNRIAPGLDSQFDSIYSVPAIAPRPLLLLNGADDPRCPVAGLDAPVSRIQTAYQKFGCPENFKFITQTGIGHEMTTEMVKEASDWFDKFLCESIKE; this comes from the exons atggcAATTCTCATATCTCACGTGCTACTTCTCCCTAACTCCCTCGCATGCCTTTCCCACGCACCAACATCTTTCCCATGGAACCGCCAAAGTTTCTGTGCCTTTAAATCCTTGTACCGTGTTGCAGCCAGGGGTAGGTACCCAAAGGAAGTCAATCAAATGGAAGAAGCGATCGTTGACGCCGACAAGTTTCGGGTCGAATTCCTTCGAGTTCTCCGTAGTAGACGATCTGGGGAAG tACCGCTGAATGTGAAGCACACAGAGCCTGTTCTCAACCCTCTGATTCAGGAGGCCAACCCGCCAACCTTTAGTAAG GTGATGGCTTCTTGTCCAAAGGAAACTTCTTGCAATTTGAAGGACTTGCTTCACGAGGAAAATCTTCATCTTACTACGGAG GAAGGAGAGCAAGGGCAGTTGCCCATATTGATCATGAGCATGAAGGAGAGCAGACAGCAAAAAAGACCGGGAATTGTTTTTCTGCACAGTACAAACAAGTGCAAAGAGTGGTTGAGACCATTGCTCGAG gCTTATGCATCGAGGGGATATGTAGCTATTGCCATTGATTCTCGTTACCATGGTGAAAGGGCCAAGACCAAAACCACATACCGTGAT GCTCTTATTTCTGCATGGAAAAAAGGTGATACCATGCCATTCATATTTGACACG GTTTGGGACTTGATAAAGTTGGCAGATTATCTGACAAGGAGGGAAGACATTGATCCATGTAGAATAGGAATTACTGGTGAATCACTTGGAG GAATGCATGCATGGtttgctgctgctgctgaCACTCGCTATTCTGTGGTTGTCCCCATAATCGGCGTGCAG TCTTTTGGATGGGCTGTAGATAATGATAAGTGGCAGGCACGAGTTGAGAGTATAAAGCCTGTTTTTGAGG AAGCACGAATTGAATTAGGCATGAATGAGATCAACAAAGAAGTGGTGAAGAAG GTCTGGAATAGGATTGCTCCTGGATTGGATTCCCAATTTGACTCGATATATTCAGTTCCAGCTATTGCACCACGTCCTTTGTTGTTATTAAATG GTGCAGACGATCCTCGATGTCCAGTTGCCGGTTTGGATGCTCCGGTGTCAAGAATCCAGACAGCTTATCAAAAGTTTGGTTGTCCAGAAAATTTCAAG TTCATCACACAAACTGGGATTGGTCACGAAATGACAACAGAGATGGTAAAAGAAGCAAGTGATTGGTTTGACAAGTTCTTATGCGAGAGTATAAAAGAGTAA
- the LOC101221202 gene encoding protein EMBRYONIC FLOWER 1 isoform X1: MDEEHHQKNDSSIILRTTVPFIEIDSLFIDLSSCIDKPDAGNCDHFSIRGYASQMREKDWKKCWPFDFDGDYESAETISLLPPFHVPQFRWWRCQNCRKETPAGVEKSSNLDMPDAIEAIANASTDLCNLNHPPSFTSERQKKAEGDEVDSRWILNTEFPIATSVVPEVESNLMLEKTRSDPVHRESVKNSKLLCGNEVAEVELGLRNLKVIDENLEGFDDEEQKTAHNEQTEVTRSPSGFKVIDQACNGERQRFPADIDGSYATASEHTEISVENDMQDHHIDKSGSLHRRKPRKVRLLTELLNENENVKTNHIDTEESPSHGTSEKSEGLKDLSVSQCPVAARKNVRCSGQTSKSKMPLNEDSLAAETSSSYNVYNKIQPLKGDVETNSFHASESENALIATDVRTKKSVLNKCGNDLKSLHDKKNKKIQIEACSPLDIPPGSGDNISDVSLKHNEFSSSAMDPFLLFGSRIEPISSLSKRKSKMPVIDDRRGFSWSNSMPRRDSASKEVELRNSDPVVVSCSSVLDECSEGLHLSLSSNLATSRNDKKSIFETEDGSHSLSSWQGRASVVRIKDTKTKKLKDSNVPFICSDTFSRQVGYGGVNGKITSGRMHLQNGKQSSNSQANDDSWSQFQAMDNSGVNKVEKSVQEHLAAQMKQSEQTVGNISEQRALDDIPMEIVELMAKNQYERCLDNTRNSKSLSKTSSKKARIMNFSYAYGSSDSLQEKNIPKWKPQVRNGRNNLHTVGDNVAYGKQSSGNYFSHTVGGHFSIDHLRQTIIPPEYSTFGHSQNKSSNPVKLLARSTSEKACSQYSQYPGVAEDQESSHYRAQSFRVNNAHHPVSQNNEGVSHLWNEVPPNHHSYIPTTPRKVASQSTTVTANKNYPESSSRGSMNRGHNPKFFNPKVTNLEKDDGNYGLENFSRTSAKYPFYCHSNGIELPQNPRGSLDLYSNETMSAMHLLSLMDAKMQRSEMHENPKFTKKAFPHDHKAKDISGLDVGLHKAYDTINYSSDYYGEIHPLKKSHDCYHRPSMGGSSISPPMGNGSHEIVSDLTGKVALQCKQKEKTKCSTSTLNRAQKSQKSVLTSGQGSNEGVFPIHSLQKKSGGPSSSLVSMSGYPRLENPGQCIIERHGTKRMLEHSKVSSEFGICMINKNPAEFSIPEAGNKYMIGAEDLQFSKRISENTSDLNNMDGRKRKRNTKHAVVKQPALQHYRM, encoded by the exons ATGGACGAAGAACATCATCAGAAGAATGATTCTAGTATAATTTTGAGGACTACAGTCCCATTCATTGAGATTGATTCTTTATTCATAGATCTTTCCAGTTGTATTGATAAACCTGATGCTGGAAACTGTGACCATTTCTCCATTCG TGGATATGCATCTCAAATGCGTGAAAAAGATTGGAAAAAATGCTGGccatttgattttgatggtGACTATGAGTCTGCAGAGACAATATCCTTGCTTCCACCTTTTCATGTTCCGCAGTTCAGGTGGTGGCGCTGTCAAAATTGCAGGAAGGAGACTCCTGCAG GTGTTGAGAAATCTTCAAATCTAGATATGCCCGATGCTATAGAGGCAATCGCTAATGCCTCTACGGATTTGTGCAACCTCAATCATCCTCCATCTTTCACGAGCGAGAGACAAAAGAAAGCTGAAG GAGATGAGGTTGACTCTAGATGGATCTTGAATACAGAATTTCCCATAGCGACTAGTGTCGTGCCAGAAGTTGAGTCAAATCTTATGTTAGAAAAAACCAGAAGTGATCCAG TGCATAGAGAATCCGTTAAGAACTCCAAGCTACTCTGTGGAAATGAAGTTGCTGAGGTTGAGCTTGGTCTTCGAAACCTCAAAGTGATTGATGAAAATCTTGAAGGCTTTGATGATGAGGAACAAAAAACTGCACATAATGAACAAACTGAGGTAACTCGTTCACCATCAGGATTCAAGGTGATCGATCAAGCTTGTAATGGCGAGAGACAGAGGTTTCCGGCAGACATTGATGGGAGTTATGCAACAGCATCTGAGCATACTGAAATTTCAGTAGAAAATGATATGCAAGACCATCACATAGATAAGTCAGGCAGTTTGCACCGTCGAAAGCCTCGTAAGGTGCGCCTACTGACTGAGTTGctgaatgaaaatgaaaacgtAAAAACGAATCACATTGATACGGAAGAGTCCCCATCCCATGGGACTTCCGAAAAATCTGAAGGGTTAAAAGACCTTTCTGTTTCCCAATGTCCAGTGGCTGCCAGAAAGAATGTCAGGTGTTCAGGTCAGActtcaaaaagtaaaatgcCTCTGAATGAAGATTCCCTTGCTGCAGAGACTTCCTCTTCATACAACGTATATAACAAGATTCAGCCATTGAAGGGAGATGTGGAAACAAATTCTTTTCATGCTAGTGAATCTGAAAATGCATTGATTGCAACTGATGTACGAACTAAGAAAAGTGTCTTGAACAAGTGTGGGAATGATCTGAAATCTCTGCatgataagaaaaacaaaaagatccAAATTGAAGCATGCTCTCCTCTTGACATTCCACCAGGAAGTGGTGACAACATATCTGACGTTTCCCTTAAACACAACGAGTTTTCTAGCAGTGCAATGGacccatttcttttatttggttcaagaatTGAGCCAATTTCTAGTCTGTCTAAAAGGAAAAGCAAGATGCCTGTAATTGATGACCGGCGGGGTTTTTCTTGGAGCAATAGCATGCCAAGAAGAGATTCAGCCTCAAAAGAAGTGGAACTCAGGAACAGTGATCCTGTAGTTGTTTCTTGTTCATCAGTGCTGGATGAATGTAGCGAAGGTTTGCATCTTTCCCTCTCTAGCAATTTAGCCACATCAAGAAATGACAAAAAGTCTATTTTCGAGACCGAGGATGGCTCACATTCATTGTCGTCTTGGCAAGGAAGAGCAAGTGTTGTTAGGATCAAAGATACTAAAACGAAGAAACTTAAAGACTCAAATGTTCCTTTTATTTGTTCAGATACCTTTTCTCGGCAAGTAGGGTACGGTGGAGTCAATGGTAAGATAACCTCTGGCAGAATGCATTTACAAAATGGGAAGCAAAGTTCAAATTCTCAAGCTAATGATGATAGCTGGTCTCAGTTCCAGGCAATG GACAATTCCGGGGTAAACAAAGTTGAAAAGAGTGTTCAGGAGCACTTGGCAGCTCAGATGAAACAGAGTGAGCAGACGGTTGGTAATATATCTGAGCAAAGAGCTTTAGATGACATTCCAATGGAAATTGTTGAGCTCATGGCTAAAAATCAGTATGAAAGGTGCCTTGATAATACCAGAAATAGTAAATCCCTATCAAAGACAAGCTCAAAGAAAGCTCGAATTATGAATTTCAGTTATGCATATGGCAGTAGTGACTCATTGCAGGAGAAAAATATTCCCAAGTGGAAACCCCAGGTTAGGAATGGGAGAAATAACTTGCATACGGTAGGAGATAATGTGGCATACGGAAAACAAAGTTCAGGTAATTACTTTTCTCACACCGTGGGGGGACATTTTAGCATAGACCACCTGCGTCAGACTATTATCCCTCCAGAATATTCTACATTTGGACATTCTCAAAATAAATCATCAAATCCTGTCAAGTTATTGGCAAGAAGTACTAGTGAGAAGGCATGTTCTCAATATAGCCAATATCCTGGGGTGGCGGAAGATCAGGAGTCCTCTCATTACAGGGCGCAATCTTTCAGGGTAAATAACGCACACCATCCTGTTTCACAAAACAATGAAGGCGTATCTCATCTGTGGAACGAAGTCCCGCCAAATCATCATTCATACATACCTACCACTCCTAGAAAGGTTGCATCTCAGTCGACTACTGTAACTGCTAATAAAAACTATCCTGAATCAAGTAGTAGAGGGAGTATGAATCGAGGGCATAATCCtaaatttttcaatccaaaagTTACTAATCTTGAAAAGGATGATGGTAATTATGGGTTGGAAAATTTCAGCAGGACTAGTGCAAAGTACCCATTTTATTGCCATTCTAATGGCATTGAGCTTCCCCAAAACCCGAGGGGGTCATTGGATTTGTATTCTAATGAAACAATGTCAGCAATGCATTTACTCAGCCTTATGGATGCCAAAATGCAGCGCAGTGAAATGCatgaaaatccaaaatttaccAAGAAAGCTTTTCCCCACGATCACAAAGCTAAGGATATTTCTGGGCTGGATGTTGGTTTGCACAAGGCATATGATACCATCAATTATTCATCTGATTATTATGGTGAAATCCATCCGTTAAAGAAGTCTCACGATTGTTACCATCGCCCTTCAATGGGTGGTTCATCAATTTCTCCTCCTATGGGAAATGGAAGTCATGAAATAGTTTCTGATTTAACAGGTAAAGTTGCATTGCAATGTAAACAAAAGGAGAAAACCAAGTGCTCCACTTCAACATTGAACAGAGCTCAAAAATCACAGAAGAGTGTACTTACAAGTGGTCAAGGTTCCAATGAAGGAGTTTTTCCCATTCATAGCTTGCAAAAGAAATCTGGTGGTCCATCTAGTTCTTTGGTGTCCATGAGTGGATATCCTAGACTGGAAAATCCTGGACAATGTATAATAGAGCGACACGGTACTAAAAGAATGTTGGAGCATTCGAAAGTTAGTTCTGAGTTCGGAATCTGCATGATTAATAAAAATCCTGCTGAGTTTAGCATACCAGAGGCAGGAAATAAATACATGATAGGAGCTGAAGAtctacaattttcaaaaaggaTTTCTGAAAATACATCGGATTTGAATAACATGGATGGACGCAAACGCAAAAGGAATACAAAGCATGCTGTTGTAAAACAACCCGCATTACAACACTATAGGATGTGA
- the LOC101221202 gene encoding protein EMBRYONIC FLOWER 1 isoform X2, with protein MDEEHHQKNDSSIILRTTVPFIEIDSLFIDLSSCIDKPDAGNCDHFSIRGYASQMREKDWKKCWPFDFDGDYESAETISLLPPFHVPQFRWWRCQNCRKETPAGVEKSSNLDMPDAIEAIANASTDLCNLNHPPSFTSERQKKAEGDEVDSRWILNTEFPIATSVVPEVESNLMLEKTRSDPVHRESVKNSKLLCGNEVAEVELGLRNLKVIDENLEGFDDEEQKTAHNEQTEVTRSPSGFKVIDQACNGERQRFPADIDGSYATASEHTEISVENDMQDHHIDKSGSLHRRKPRKVRLLTELLNENENVKTNHIDTEESPSHGTSEKSEGLKDLSVSQCPVAARKNVRCSGQTSKSKMPLNEDSLAAETSSSYNVYNKIQPLKGDVETNSFHASESENALIATDVRTKKSVLNKCGNDLKSLHDKKNKKIQIEACSPLDIPPGSGDNISDVSLKHNEFSSSAMDPFLLFGSRIEPISSLSKRKSKMPVIDDRRGFSWSNSMPRRDSASKEVELRNSDPVVVSCSSVLDECSEDTFSRQVGYGGVNGKITSGRMHLQNGKQSSNSQANDDSWSQFQAMDNSGVNKVEKSVQEHLAAQMKQSEQTVGNISEQRALDDIPMEIVELMAKNQYERCLDNTRNSKSLSKTSSKKARIMNFSYAYGSSDSLQEKNIPKWKPQVRNGRNNLHTVGDNVAYGKQSSGNYFSHTVGGHFSIDHLRQTIIPPEYSTFGHSQNKSSNPVKLLARSTSEKACSQYSQYPGVAEDQESSHYRAQSFRVNNAHHPVSQNNEGVSHLWNEVPPNHHSYIPTTPRKVASQSTTVTANKNYPESSSRGSMNRGHNPKFFNPKVTNLEKDDGNYGLENFSRTSAKYPFYCHSNGIELPQNPRGSLDLYSNETMSAMHLLSLMDAKMQRSEMHENPKFTKKAFPHDHKAKDISGLDVGLHKAYDTINYSSDYYGEIHPLKKSHDCYHRPSMGGSSISPPMGNGSHEIVSDLTGKVALQCKQKEKTKCSTSTLNRAQKSQKSVLTSGQGSNEGVFPIHSLQKKSGGPSSSLVSMSGYPRLENPGQCIIERHGTKRMLEHSKVSSEFGICMINKNPAEFSIPEAGNKYMIGAEDLQFSKRISENTSDLNNMDGRKRKRNTKHAVVKQPALQHYRM; from the exons ATGGACGAAGAACATCATCAGAAGAATGATTCTAGTATAATTTTGAGGACTACAGTCCCATTCATTGAGATTGATTCTTTATTCATAGATCTTTCCAGTTGTATTGATAAACCTGATGCTGGAAACTGTGACCATTTCTCCATTCG TGGATATGCATCTCAAATGCGTGAAAAAGATTGGAAAAAATGCTGGccatttgattttgatggtGACTATGAGTCTGCAGAGACAATATCCTTGCTTCCACCTTTTCATGTTCCGCAGTTCAGGTGGTGGCGCTGTCAAAATTGCAGGAAGGAGACTCCTGCAG GTGTTGAGAAATCTTCAAATCTAGATATGCCCGATGCTATAGAGGCAATCGCTAATGCCTCTACGGATTTGTGCAACCTCAATCATCCTCCATCTTTCACGAGCGAGAGACAAAAGAAAGCTGAAG GAGATGAGGTTGACTCTAGATGGATCTTGAATACAGAATTTCCCATAGCGACTAGTGTCGTGCCAGAAGTTGAGTCAAATCTTATGTTAGAAAAAACCAGAAGTGATCCAG TGCATAGAGAATCCGTTAAGAACTCCAAGCTACTCTGTGGAAATGAAGTTGCTGAGGTTGAGCTTGGTCTTCGAAACCTCAAAGTGATTGATGAAAATCTTGAAGGCTTTGATGATGAGGAACAAAAAACTGCACATAATGAACAAACTGAGGTAACTCGTTCACCATCAGGATTCAAGGTGATCGATCAAGCTTGTAATGGCGAGAGACAGAGGTTTCCGGCAGACATTGATGGGAGTTATGCAACAGCATCTGAGCATACTGAAATTTCAGTAGAAAATGATATGCAAGACCATCACATAGATAAGTCAGGCAGTTTGCACCGTCGAAAGCCTCGTAAGGTGCGCCTACTGACTGAGTTGctgaatgaaaatgaaaacgtAAAAACGAATCACATTGATACGGAAGAGTCCCCATCCCATGGGACTTCCGAAAAATCTGAAGGGTTAAAAGACCTTTCTGTTTCCCAATGTCCAGTGGCTGCCAGAAAGAATGTCAGGTGTTCAGGTCAGActtcaaaaagtaaaatgcCTCTGAATGAAGATTCCCTTGCTGCAGAGACTTCCTCTTCATACAACGTATATAACAAGATTCAGCCATTGAAGGGAGATGTGGAAACAAATTCTTTTCATGCTAGTGAATCTGAAAATGCATTGATTGCAACTGATGTACGAACTAAGAAAAGTGTCTTGAACAAGTGTGGGAATGATCTGAAATCTCTGCatgataagaaaaacaaaaagatccAAATTGAAGCATGCTCTCCTCTTGACATTCCACCAGGAAGTGGTGACAACATATCTGACGTTTCCCTTAAACACAACGAGTTTTCTAGCAGTGCAATGGacccatttcttttatttggttcaagaatTGAGCCAATTTCTAGTCTGTCTAAAAGGAAAAGCAAGATGCCTGTAATTGATGACCGGCGGGGTTTTTCTTGGAGCAATAGCATGCCAAGAAGAGATTCAGCCTCAAAAGAAGTGGAACTCAGGAACAGTGATCCTGTAGTTGTTTCTTGTTCATCAGTGCTGGATGAATGTAGCGAAG ATACCTTTTCTCGGCAAGTAGGGTACGGTGGAGTCAATGGTAAGATAACCTCTGGCAGAATGCATTTACAAAATGGGAAGCAAAGTTCAAATTCTCAAGCTAATGATGATAGCTGGTCTCAGTTCCAGGCAATG GACAATTCCGGGGTAAACAAAGTTGAAAAGAGTGTTCAGGAGCACTTGGCAGCTCAGATGAAACAGAGTGAGCAGACGGTTGGTAATATATCTGAGCAAAGAGCTTTAGATGACATTCCAATGGAAATTGTTGAGCTCATGGCTAAAAATCAGTATGAAAGGTGCCTTGATAATACCAGAAATAGTAAATCCCTATCAAAGACAAGCTCAAAGAAAGCTCGAATTATGAATTTCAGTTATGCATATGGCAGTAGTGACTCATTGCAGGAGAAAAATATTCCCAAGTGGAAACCCCAGGTTAGGAATGGGAGAAATAACTTGCATACGGTAGGAGATAATGTGGCATACGGAAAACAAAGTTCAGGTAATTACTTTTCTCACACCGTGGGGGGACATTTTAGCATAGACCACCTGCGTCAGACTATTATCCCTCCAGAATATTCTACATTTGGACATTCTCAAAATAAATCATCAAATCCTGTCAAGTTATTGGCAAGAAGTACTAGTGAGAAGGCATGTTCTCAATATAGCCAATATCCTGGGGTGGCGGAAGATCAGGAGTCCTCTCATTACAGGGCGCAATCTTTCAGGGTAAATAACGCACACCATCCTGTTTCACAAAACAATGAAGGCGTATCTCATCTGTGGAACGAAGTCCCGCCAAATCATCATTCATACATACCTACCACTCCTAGAAAGGTTGCATCTCAGTCGACTACTGTAACTGCTAATAAAAACTATCCTGAATCAAGTAGTAGAGGGAGTATGAATCGAGGGCATAATCCtaaatttttcaatccaaaagTTACTAATCTTGAAAAGGATGATGGTAATTATGGGTTGGAAAATTTCAGCAGGACTAGTGCAAAGTACCCATTTTATTGCCATTCTAATGGCATTGAGCTTCCCCAAAACCCGAGGGGGTCATTGGATTTGTATTCTAATGAAACAATGTCAGCAATGCATTTACTCAGCCTTATGGATGCCAAAATGCAGCGCAGTGAAATGCatgaaaatccaaaatttaccAAGAAAGCTTTTCCCCACGATCACAAAGCTAAGGATATTTCTGGGCTGGATGTTGGTTTGCACAAGGCATATGATACCATCAATTATTCATCTGATTATTATGGTGAAATCCATCCGTTAAAGAAGTCTCACGATTGTTACCATCGCCCTTCAATGGGTGGTTCATCAATTTCTCCTCCTATGGGAAATGGAAGTCATGAAATAGTTTCTGATTTAACAGGTAAAGTTGCATTGCAATGTAAACAAAAGGAGAAAACCAAGTGCTCCACTTCAACATTGAACAGAGCTCAAAAATCACAGAAGAGTGTACTTACAAGTGGTCAAGGTTCCAATGAAGGAGTTTTTCCCATTCATAGCTTGCAAAAGAAATCTGGTGGTCCATCTAGTTCTTTGGTGTCCATGAGTGGATATCCTAGACTGGAAAATCCTGGACAATGTATAATAGAGCGACACGGTACTAAAAGAATGTTGGAGCATTCGAAAGTTAGTTCTGAGTTCGGAATCTGCATGATTAATAAAAATCCTGCTGAGTTTAGCATACCAGAGGCAGGAAATAAATACATGATAGGAGCTGAAGAtctacaattttcaaaaaggaTTTCTGAAAATACATCGGATTTGAATAACATGGATGGACGCAAACGCAAAAGGAATACAAAGCATGCTGTTGTAAAACAACCCGCATTACAACACTATAGGATGTGA